A part of Clostridiaceae bacterium genomic DNA contains:
- a CDS encoding UDP-N-acetylmuramoyl-L-alanyl-D-glutamate--2,6-diaminopimelate ligase codes for MKLRELIDGMEIVSARGDMDIRIKDIAYDSRKVKKDFLFVCMEGAKTDGHLFVQDAIENGAVALIVQKEVNVPENIPVILVKNSRYALAYVSSVFFGYPSTKFHLTGITGTKGKTTTTYMVKSILEKSGQKVGLIGTIANHIGNEIIYTERTTPESYNLQHLFAEMAERVVDSAVMEVSSQGLALHRVSCTDFDIGVFTNLSKDHIAPGEHANMEEYFLAKTKLFKMCKQGLVNADSEYSQRIIAGAECGITTYGIYKDADIRAVDIVKYPDKVEYKAITPWFEGKITVNIPGIFSVYNSLAAIGICGMMGISYIDIKAGLERVNVPGRAEVVNTGTDFTVMIDYAHTPDSLENILSTVKDFAPGRVISLFGCGGDRDKTKRPLMGAVSGRIADFTIITSDNPRTEEPSAIVKDIEAGIKETDGKYIVIVDRREAIKYAIMNAQPGDIIVLAGKGHETYQTFKDKTINFDEREVVKEILYEIRGKNLE; via the coding sequence ATGAAATTAAGAGAACTTATTGATGGAATGGAAATAGTATCAGCCAGGGGTGATATGGATATCAGGATAAAAGATATTGCATATGACTCCCGAAAAGTAAAGAAAGACTTCCTTTTTGTTTGTATGGAAGGAGCTAAGACGGACGGACATTTGTTTGTTCAAGATGCCATTGAAAATGGAGCTGTTGCATTAATTGTACAAAAAGAAGTAAACGTTCCTGAGAATATACCTGTAATTTTGGTAAAGAACTCAAGATATGCACTAGCTTATGTTTCCAGTGTTTTTTTCGGGTATCCCTCAACAAAATTCCACTTAACAGGAATTACAGGAACAAAAGGAAAAACCACAACAACCTATATGGTTAAGTCCATTTTGGAAAAATCCGGCCAGAAGGTAGGACTTATAGGAACTATAGCAAATCACATAGGAAATGAGATTATATATACCGAAAGGACAACTCCTGAATCATATAATCTCCAGCATTTATTTGCTGAGATGGCGGAAAGGGTTGTGGATTCTGCTGTGATGGAAGTGTCTTCCCAGGGGCTTGCCCTTCATAGAGTAAGCTGCACTGATTTTGATATCGGTGTATTCACAAACCTGTCAAAAGATCATATAGCTCCCGGAGAACATGCAAATATGGAGGAATATTTCCTGGCCAAAACCAAACTGTTTAAAATGTGCAAACAAGGCCTTGTGAATGCAGACAGTGAATACAGCCAGAGAATAATAGCAGGTGCTGAATGCGGTATTACAACCTATGGAATATATAAAGATGCAGATATCAGGGCTGTAGATATTGTCAAATATCCGGACAAGGTGGAATATAAAGCTATAACTCCATGGTTTGAGGGGAAAATTACAGTTAACATTCCAGGAATATTTTCTGTATACAATTCACTGGCTGCAATTGGTATATGCGGTATGATGGGAATATCCTATATAGATATTAAAGCAGGACTGGAAAGAGTTAATGTTCCGGGAAGAGCAGAGGTGGTAAATACAGGTACTGACTTTACAGTAATGATTGATTATGCTCATACACCTGACAGTCTGGAAAACATATTAAGCACAGTAAAGGATTTTGCTCCGGGAAGGGTTATCAGTTTATTCGGTTGCGGAGGAGACCGGGATAAAACAAAGAGACCACTTATGGGAGCAGTATCAGGTAGAATAGCTGATTTTACAATAATAACATCGGACAATCCAAGAACTGAAGAACCTTCTGCAATAGTGAAGGATATAGAGGCAGGAATTAAGGAGACAGACGGAAAATACATAGTGATAGTAGACCGCAGGGAAGCAATAAAATACGCTATAATGAATGCTCAACCTGGTGACATTATTGTCCTGGCCGGTAAAGGGCATGAAACATATCAGACTTTTAAAGACAAGACTATTAATTTTGACGAAAGAGAAGTGGTAAAAGAAATACTGTATGAAATAAGAGGCAAGAATTTGGAGTGA
- a CDS encoding UDP-N-acetylmuramoyl-tripeptide--D-alanyl-D-alanine ligase — MLALKCSEILAAVRGVLLNGTPDAEITGVSIDSRKIMDGDLFIPIKGERYDGHDFIEQAVNSGAKAVLTSKDIKIDGGSIVVIKVNDTKKALGDLAAYYRSKFNIPFIGITGSVGKTSTKEMVACVLGQHLNTLKTMGNYNNEIGLPLSVLNLDSRYQAAVFEMGMNSFGEISRLTSIVKPDVAIITNIGMAHIEKLGSRQNILKAKLEILEGLSKEGLVILNGDDKLLSGMRGLLGFRTKYFGTEEEVDYKAENIRLAGEKGSYFEIRIDGVDYEIYVPAPGIHNVYNALAAIASGIELNIPVDDIIKGIREYKPEKMRLNIIELKDIKIIDDTYNANPQSMEAALNVLKDVAGNSRKIAVLGDMLEMGEWADQAHYGIGKLAFSKGINYIITVGNNAKKIAEGALNSGANPENVKTFENNAQGWNYLKELIMSGDVILVKGSRSMKMEEIVNKLMTDRNTIQ; from the coding sequence ATGCTGGCTTTAAAATGTAGTGAAATACTAGCTGCCGTAAGGGGAGTTTTACTAAATGGAACTCCTGATGCCGAAATAACAGGTGTGTCTATAGACTCAAGAAAAATAATGGATGGAGACCTATTTATACCTATAAAAGGTGAACGTTATGACGGCCATGACTTTATAGAACAAGCAGTTAATTCAGGAGCAAAAGCCGTATTAACAAGTAAGGATATCAAGATTGACGGAGGTAGTATTGTAGTAATAAAAGTCAATGACACTAAGAAGGCTCTTGGAGATTTAGCGGCTTACTATAGAAGCAAGTTCAATATACCATTTATCGGAATAACAGGAAGTGTTGGTAAAACCAGCACCAAGGAAATGGTAGCCTGTGTTCTCGGTCAGCATCTAAATACACTTAAAACCATGGGAAACTATAATAATGAGATAGGCCTGCCACTATCAGTATTAAATCTGGACTCACGCTATCAGGCTGCTGTTTTTGAAATGGGCATGAATAGCTTCGGAGAAATCAGCCGTCTGACTTCTATTGTAAAACCTGATGTTGCGATAATTACTAATATAGGTATGGCTCATATTGAGAAACTTGGTTCCAGGCAGAATATTCTAAAAGCAAAACTGGAGATACTTGAAGGTTTAAGTAAAGAGGGACTGGTTATACTTAACGGTGATGACAAGCTTTTATCGGGTATGAGAGGTTTGCTGGGATTTAGGACAAAGTATTTCGGAACCGAGGAAGAAGTAGACTATAAAGCAGAAAATATCAGATTAGCCGGTGAAAAAGGTTCTTATTTTGAAATCAGAATAGATGGTGTGGATTATGAAATTTATGTACCTGCACCTGGAATACATAATGTATATAATGCTCTTGCTGCAATAGCTTCAGGAATTGAACTAAATATACCTGTTGATGATATTATAAAAGGTATAAGAGAATATAAACCTGAAAAAATGAGATTAAATATCATTGAACTAAAAGATATAAAGATAATAGATGATACATATAATGCCAATCCCCAGTCAATGGAAGCAGCATTAAATGTTTTAAAAGATGTGGCAGGAAATTCAAGAAAAATAGCTGTATTAGGTGACATGCTGGAAATGGGGGAATGGGCTGATCAGGCTCACTACGGTATTGGAAAACTTGCTTTTTCAAAGGGCATAAATTATATTATAACCGTAGGAAACAATGCTAAAAAAATAGCTGAAGGTGCATTGAATTCCGGAGCAAACCCTGAAAATGTGAAAACTTTTGAGAATAATGCTCAAGGATGGAATTACCTGAAAGAATTAATTATGTCTGGGGATGTAATACTTGTAAAAGGTTCCCGGAGTATGAAGATGGAGGAAATTGTAAATAAACTAATGACAGACAGAAATACTATACAATAA